A genomic stretch from Setaria italica strain Yugu1 chromosome VII, Setaria_italica_v2.0, whole genome shotgun sequence includes:
- the LOC101776685 gene encoding uncharacterized protein ycf20 isoform X2, whose translation MTGVSNSISIGLPSYGLYAEPRFLSQSYRNFPRRSSYKYLRIRAVQGNDGRRRLVDIIRIIPELSRNYFRSRSRRTLFGGISLLGGFYVAQTISLSFGALGVNDVIAAVVCVLLAEYVTKFYYSRPKVTFPIALLNNFKMGFTYGLFIDAFKLAS comes from the coding sequence ATGACAGGTGTTTCAAATTCTATTTCCATTGGTCTTCCTAGCTATGGGCTATATGCAGAGCCAAGGTTTTTATCGCAGAGCTATAGGAACTTCCCACGGAGATCCTCTTATAAATATCTCAGAATCCGTGCTGTGCAAGGAAATGATGGGCGTCGAAGGCTTGTTGACATCATCCGAATCATCCCAGAACTGTCAAGGAACTATTTCAGAAGCCGATCAAGAAGAACCCTTTTTGGTGGCATCTCTCTGCTGGGTGGCTTTTATGTCGCACAGACAATCTCTCTGTCTTTTGGTGCATTGGGTGTGAATGATGTTATAGCCGCAGTTGTTTGCGTCCTGCTGGCGGAGTATGTGACTAAGTTCTATTACAGCCGGCCTAAAGTTACTTTTCCCATTGCACTCCTCAACAATTTCAAGATGGGTTTCACATATGGCCTATTTATCGATGCCTTCAAGCTTGCTAGCTGA
- the LOC101754822 gene encoding uncharacterized protein LOC101754822, with translation METEAVALPEDALAGVFRRLPPLLPHQLPRSVRGIFINYIDHGRPHLFARPSSSTASPPATSPEIDGLLSFMPNDPGTDWWSVMDHCDGLLLCSVERERRLCVCNPATQRWALLPPPRAEAITISRYAGACLAFDPAVSPHHEVVLLPDVPRKPMRPDSWKVQKKRPRRRQQEIHEPFCLDSLFASLDGTTLVAEDTTHGEEFQRGSPPPQVSPDLSMDEEDREPDDPCRLMEWPPSPFRLDVFSSRTGQWEDRSFVREGESVGTVEDMRLDVSKRMGSTTRRRCAVFRQRVLYVHYHRAFIMRLALSDGKYRLIKTPTDADNVKPYLGRLAKEVCFGIVREGHLRVWVLIESGEKAEWVLRYQDDLRHCAHHSRSLYRSGTLMAGPWTVIEENNVNVRGSDDKAETLTKENLEWDSDNDDILSVDVRSEESYWGISFDILGFHPYKKVVYLTEPFGVLAYHLNTSNVQYLGNSRPKCYYRNYSNGIYESFVYTPCVIRELQEDNISW, from the exons ATGGAGACGGAAGCCGTGGCGCTACCGGAGGACGCCCTCGCCGGCGTCTTCCGCCgcttgccgccgctcctcccgcacCAGCTCCCGCGCTCGGTCCGCGGCatcttcatcaactacatcgaCCACGGCCGCCCGCACCTCTTCGCCCGCCCTTCCAGTTCCACGGCGTCGCCTCCGGCGACGAGCCCGGAGATCGACGGCCTGCTCAGCTTCATGCCGAACGACCCCGGGACGGACTGGTGGTCGGTCATGGACCACTgcgacggcctcctcctctgcaGCGTGGAGCGGGAGCGCCGGCTCTGCGTCTGCAACCCGGCGACGCAGCGTTGGGCGCTGCTTCCTCCGCCACGCGCGGAGGCTATCACTATCAGCCGCTACGCCGGCGCGTGCCTCGCGTTTGATCCGGCGGTCTCGCCTCACCACGAGGTGGTCTTGCTCCCCGACGTGCCGAGGAAGCCGATGCGTCCGGATAGCTGGAAGGTGCAGAAGaagcggccgcggcgccgacaGCAAGAGATACACGAGCCGTTCTGCCTGGACTCGTTGTTCGCGTCGCTGGATGGCACGACGTTAGTTGCTGAGGATACGACGCATGGAGAGGAATTTCAAAGGGGATCTCCGCCGCCGCAAGTGTCACCTGATCTATCCATGGATGAGGAGGACAGGGAGCCTGATGACCCATGTCGGTTGATGGAATGGCCGCCGTCGCCATTCCGGCTGGATGTGTTCTCATCAAGAACAGGGCAGTGGGAGGACAGGTCCTTTGTCCGGGAAGGCGAGTCGGTTGGGACGGTCGAGGACATGCGGTTGGATGTATCGAAACGGATGGGGTCGACAACACGCCGGCGTTGTGCTGTGTTCCGGCAGAGAGTGCTCTACGTGCATTACCATCGTGCTTTCATTATGAG ATTAGCATTGTCAGATGGTAAGTACCGACTAATAAAAACACCAACAGATGCTGACAATGTGAAGCCATATCTAGGGAGATTAGCAAAGGAGGTGTGCTTCGGAATTGTTCGTGAGGGTCACTTGCGGGTTTGGGTCCTCATCGAATCAGGTGAGAAGGCAGAGTGGGTCTTGAGGTATCAAGATGATCTTCGCCACTGTGCCCACCATTCAAGATCACTCTATAGAAGTGGCACACTGATGGCTGGACCTTGGACAGTCATAGAAGAAAATAATGTCAATGTGCGCGGCAGTGATGACAAGGCTGAAACTCTGACAAAAGAAAATTTGGAGTGGGACTCTGACAACGATGATATCTTGTCAGTTGACGTCAGAAGTGAGGAATCCTACTGGGGCATCTCCTTTGACATTCTTGGATTCCATCCGTACAAGAAAGTTGTCTATTTGACTGAGCCCTTCGGAGTATTGGCCTATCATTTGAATACATCAAACGTTCAATACCTGGGCAACTCACGTCCAAAATGCTATTACCGCAATTATTCGAATGGTATTTATGAATCATTTGTGTACACTCCATGTGTGATCAGGGAGCTTCAAGAAGACAATATATCCTGGTAG
- the LOC101776685 gene encoding uncharacterized protein ycf20 isoform X1, translating into MWKRNQALRNANISMTGVSNSISIGLPSYGLYAEPRFLSQSYRNFPRRSSYKYLRIRAVQGNDGRRRLVDIIRIIPELSRNYFRSRSRRTLFGGISLLGGFYVAQTISLSFGALGVNDVIAAVVCVLLAEYVTKFYYSRPKVTFPIALLNNFKMGFTYGLFIDAFKLAS; encoded by the exons ATGTGGAAGCGTAATCAAGCACTTCGAAA TGCAAACATCTCAATGACAGGTGTTTCAAATTCTATTTCCATTGGTCTTCCTAGCTATGGGCTATATGCAGAGCCAAGGTTTTTATCGCAGAGCTATAGGAACTTCCCACGGAGATCCTCTTATAAATATCTCAGAATCCGTGCTGTGCAAGGAAATGATGGGCGTCGAAGGCTTGTTGACATCATCCGAATCATCCCAGAACTGTCAAGGAACTATTTCAGAAGCCGATCAAGAAGAACCCTTTTTGGTGGCATCTCTCTGCTGGGTGGCTTTTATGTCGCACAGACAATCTCTCTGTCTTTTGGTGCATTGGGTGTGAATGATGTTATAGCCGCAGTTGTTTGCGTCCTGCTGGCGGAGTATGTGACTAAGTTCTATTACAGCCGGCCTAAAGTTACTTTTCCCATTGCACTCCTCAACAATTTCAAGATGGGTTTCACATATGGCCTATTTATCGATGCCTTCAAGCTTGCTAGCTGA